The Hevea brasiliensis isolate MT/VB/25A 57/8 unplaced genomic scaffold, ASM3005281v1 Scaf219, whole genome shotgun sequence genome includes a region encoding these proteins:
- the LOC110638788 gene encoding protein SRC2 homolog: protein MEWVSLELTRISCRDLKAFNFFQKLSVYAEVYASNDELTKKKKKKNQRQQCLDSQKTSEDGEGGGNPEWNHTMQFDLKSISFPDQGDHLFLIFKLRCAGLIFRNRCIGKVRVPFKDLIDEFNGAVRFVSYQVRTSDGKPNGVLNFSYKVKGKAGKNGDDSPAPRVDFPSRTRIHFCPEKVHYPPLQVQLTSRDKCLYPSLDEIRSPLPGVSAPSPESYNCILPPPPFPLPAFAVGHGPCPWPLVQIPGSHWYSTETACYGYGPRG from the coding sequence ATGGAGTGGGTCTCTCTGGAACTCACACGAATTTCCTGCAGAGATCTCAAAGCCTTCAATTTCTTCCAGAAGCTATCGGTCTATGCAGAGGTCTACGCTTCTAATGATGAATtaacgaagaagaagaagaagaagaaccagcggCAACAATGTCTCGACAGCCAAAAGACCTCAGAAGACGGAGAAGGCGGCGGAAATCCCGAATGGAATCACACCATGCAATTTGATCTCAAATCCATCTCATTCCCTGATCAGGGCGATCATCTATTTCTCATCTTCAAATTACGCTGCGCAGGTTTAATCTTTCGCAACAGATGTATTGGGAAAGTTCGCGTTCCATTCAAGGACTTGATCGACGAGTTCAACGGCGCTGTTAGGTTTGTCAGTTACCAGGTTCGAACTAGTGATGGGAAGCCTAATGGGGTCTTGAATTTTTCCTATAAGGTGAAGGGTAAGGCTGGGAAGAACGGAGATGATTCCCCTGCTCCGAGAGTAGACTTTCCATCTAGAACTAGAATTCATTTTTGTCCAGAGAAAGTCCATTACCCACCATTGCAAGTGCAACTTACGTCGCGAGACAAGTGCTTGTATCCGTCCCTGGATGAAATCCGCTCTCCTTTGCCAGGAGTTAGCGCGCCTTCTCCAGAATCTTATAATTGCATTTTACCTCCACCGCCTTTTCCATTGCCAGCTTTCGCGGTGGGTCATGGTCCTTGTCCATGGCCATTGGTACAGATTCCAGGGTCACATTGGTACTCAACAGAGACAGCATGTTATGGTTACGGTCCGCGTGGGTAG
- the LOC110638796 gene encoding uncharacterized protein LOC110638796 codes for MKNKAFFILKLKRMVSLLSCIAKARTMAIKSKTSAIKARLIMFSLVKCKKVLLSSISNKIHNILGQSERESQDDNEDQSKAIVLYNNALAEESHSSCIQLADEIDDVNDDDKYPDLTHSLFDEEDFNDPGGSIIDLVKNSKEEGEDFSLEDEIDHVADLFIMRFHKQIRLQKLESFKRFQEMLERSL; via the coding sequence ATGAAGAACAAAGCTTTCTTCATCTTGAAGTTGAAGAGGATGGTTTCATTGCTGAGCTGCATTGCAAAGGCCAGGACCATGGCTATCAAGAGCAAAACCAGCGCAATCAAGGCTCGTTTGATCATGTTTTCTTTGGTGAAGTGCAAAAAGGTTTTGTTGAGTTCAATATCtaacaaaattcataacattcttgGCCAGAGCGAAAGGGAGAGCCAAGATGACAATGAGGACCAAAGCAAGGCTATTGTTCTTTACAATAATGCCTTGGCCGAAGAATCGCATTCGAGTTGCATCCAGTTAGCAGACGAGATCGATGATGTTAATGATGATGATAAGTACCCTGACCTCACGCACTCGCTATTTGATGAAGAAGATTTCAATGACCCAGGAGGTTCCATCATCGATTTGGTGAAGAATTCCAAAGAGGAAGGAGAAGATTTCAGCTTGGAAGATGAAATTGATCATGTTGCGGACTTGTTCATTATGAGATTTCACAAGCAGATACGTTTGCAGAAGCTGGAATCATTCAAGAGGTTTCAAGAGATGCTTGAAAGAAGCCTTTAA
- the LOC110638791 gene encoding probable 3-beta-hydroxysteroid-Delta(8),Delta(7)-isomerase: protein MEGQPHPYVPRDLKLPDYVPVLLSQSTILSVYGISSLVVVSLVWVLSGGSPKTAKIDRLLMCWWAFTGLTHIILEGYFAFSPEFYKEKTPFYLAEVWKEYSKGDSRYAARDAGVVAVEGLTAVLEGPASLLAVYAIAMGKSYSYVLQFAISLGQLYGTAVYFITSYLEGDNYAASPYYYYAYYVGANASWVVIPSLICIRCWKKICAAFHVQGQKKTKTR from the exons ATGGAGGGGCAGCCGCATCCATACGTGCCGAGAGATCTGAAACTGCCGGATTACGTACCTGTACTCCTCTCTCAGTCCACCATCCTTAGCGTCTATGGAATCTCTTCCCTTGTCGTCGTCTCCCTCGTCTGGGTACTTTCTG GGGGGTCACCCAAAACAGCAAAAATTGATAGATTGCTTATGTGCTGGTGGGCTTTCACTGGTCTCACGCACATAATTCTTGAAGGTTATTTTGCTTTCTCTCCCGAGTTTTACAAGGAGAAGACCCCTTTTTATCTGGCTGAAGTTT GGAAAGAATACAGCAAAGGTGATTCAAGATATGCAGCAAGGGATGCTGGAGTAGTTGCCGTAGAAGGATTGACTGCAGTATTGGAGGGTCCAGCTAGCCTTCTGGCAGT ATATGCAATTGCTATGGGGAAGTCATATAGCTACGTACTTCAGTTTGCTATTTCTCTGGGGCAGCTCTATGGAACTGCTGTGTATTTCATAACTTCCTACTTGGAGGGCGATAACTATGCTGCAAGTCCTTATTACTACTATGCATACTATGTTGGTGCAAATGCCTCATGGGTTGTTATACCCTCACTTATTTGTATCCGTTGTTGGAAGAAGATTTGTGCAGCATTTCATGTACAAGGCCAGAAAAAGACTAAAACTCGGTGA